A DNA window from Mycobacterium sp. IDR2000157661 contains the following coding sequences:
- a CDS encoding amidohydrolase family protein — protein MDMNDFVLVSVDDHMVEPPDMFDGHIPARYKDDAPKLVQREDGTDAWVFEGQEATNVGLNAVAGRPPDEYGAEPTKLSEIREGCYNIHERIRDMNANGVAAALCFPSYPQFCGQYFARARDKDLGLAVLQAYNDWNIDEWCGTYPGRMIPQALPPIWDPGLMADEVRRVAEKGCHAVSFSENPTKIDYPSIHDPHWDPFWRACSDTDTVVNLHIGSSSSVVITSIDAPVDTMITLQPMSIVQAAADLIWSPMLRKFPDLTFALSEGGIGWVPYFLERIDRTYKMHRAWTHQDFGDKLPSEVFLDRVALCFIDDEFGIESRHRLNLDMVTWECDYPHSDSTWPLSPETLALYLDGVPDDEIDKITHLNAMRLYSFDMFDHLPKERLTVGALRAQAADVDLGFRSSDRLKKTGTDTVTVLDLASKLST, from the coding sequence ATGGATATGAACGACTTCGTCCTCGTATCGGTCGACGACCACATGGTCGAGCCACCGGACATGTTCGACGGTCATATCCCGGCCAGGTACAAAGACGACGCACCGAAACTCGTTCAACGCGAAGACGGCACCGATGCATGGGTCTTCGAGGGACAGGAGGCCACCAACGTCGGCTTGAACGCCGTCGCCGGACGCCCACCCGACGAGTACGGCGCGGAACCGACCAAGCTCTCCGAGATCCGCGAGGGCTGCTACAACATCCACGAGCGGATCCGCGACATGAACGCCAACGGCGTCGCCGCGGCGTTGTGCTTCCCGTCCTACCCGCAGTTCTGTGGTCAGTACTTCGCCCGTGCCCGCGACAAGGACCTCGGCCTCGCCGTGTTGCAGGCCTACAACGACTGGAACATCGACGAATGGTGCGGCACCTATCCGGGCCGCATGATTCCCCAGGCGCTGCCACCGATCTGGGATCCCGGGCTGATGGCCGACGAGGTTCGACGGGTGGCCGAGAAGGGTTGTCACGCCGTCTCCTTCTCCGAGAACCCCACCAAGATCGACTACCCGTCGATCCACGACCCGCACTGGGATCCCTTCTGGCGCGCCTGCAGCGACACCGACACCGTGGTGAACCTGCACATCGGTTCGTCGTCGAGCGTCGTCATCACCTCGATCGACGCTCCGGTGGACACCATGATCACCTTGCAGCCCATGAGCATCGTCCAAGCCGCCGCCGATCTCATCTGGTCACCGATGCTGCGCAAGTTCCCCGACCTGACGTTCGCTTTGTCCGAGGGGGGAATCGGTTGGGTGCCCTACTTCCTGGAACGCATCGACCGCACCTACAAGATGCACCGTGCGTGGACCCACCAGGATTTCGGCGACAAGCTGCCCAGTGAGGTGTTCCTCGACCGGGTCGCGCTCTGCTTCATCGATGACGAGTTCGGCATCGAAAGTCGCCACAGACTCAATCTCGACATGGTGACGTGGGAATGCGACTACCCGCATTCGGATTCCACCTGGCCGCTGTCCCCCGAGACACTGGCCCTGTACCTCGACGGTGTGCCGGATGACGAGATCGACAAGATCACCCATCTGAACGCCATGCGGCTCTATTCGTTCGACATGTTCGACCATCTCCCCAAGGAGCGGCTGACTGTCGGGGCGCTTCGCGCGCAGGCCGCCGATGTCGACCTCGGCTTCCGCTCGTCGGACCGGCTGAAGAAGACCGGAACGGACACCGTGACGGTGCTCGACCTCGCTTCGAAATTGTCCACGTAA
- a CDS encoding nuclear transport factor 2 family protein: MEARVADLEARAEILQCVQRYARGMDRRDRALLRSAYHDDAVDDHVGFVGPVEEFIDWAFAYHSTQTRYQHYLLNHTAEVSGDEAHAETYYLFVGTDREPADHITLSGGRYIDRMERRDGHWAIVDRVCVVEWNAESTNQITDEVIAMLTDVKCAAHDHSDPSYLRPLVAERRGAGA; encoded by the coding sequence TTGGAAGCACGGGTTGCCGACCTCGAGGCGCGCGCCGAGATACTGCAGTGCGTGCAACGCTACGCGCGCGGCATGGATCGGCGCGACCGTGCGCTTCTGCGGTCCGCCTACCACGATGACGCTGTCGACGATCATGTCGGGTTCGTCGGGCCGGTGGAGGAATTCATCGATTGGGCATTCGCCTATCACTCCACCCAGACGCGCTACCAGCACTACCTGCTGAACCACACCGCAGAGGTGAGCGGTGACGAAGCCCATGCCGAGACCTACTATCTCTTCGTCGGCACGGATCGTGAGCCGGCCGATCACATCACCCTTTCTGGGGGTCGCTACATCGATCGGATGGAGCGGCGCGACGGTCACTGGGCGATCGTGGACCGGGTCTGCGTCGTCGAATGGAATGCCGAGTCGACCAACCAGATCACCGACGAGGTCATCGCGATGCTCACCGACGTCAAGTGTGCTGCGCATGACCACAGCGACCCGTCGTACCTGAGGCCTCTGGTGGCCGAGCGACGCGGCGCGGGAGCGTGA
- a CDS encoding cytochrome P450 translates to MTEADAVDIYYDPFDFDIDDNPYPIWKRMRDEAPLYHNEKYGFYALSRYEDVARELHNWDTYRSGRGTTIDVIMSGVEVPPGVILFEDPPLHDLHRRVLSKVFTPRRMEAIEPLTRQFCVRALDSLDGASQFDVITDFGALIPMRTIGYLLGIPKQGQQQIRDNTDAAIGLKEGSFQSVSAATFENAYQLFADYIEWRADHPSDDLMTQLLNAQIGEDGQLRPLTRVEVLTYTSMIAGAGNETTTRLIGFIAQLLAEHPDQRRELVDDFSLIPGAIEEVLRFQAPSPVQGRYVARDTECRGQTIPEGSIMLLLNGSANRDERQFPNGETFDIHRTGPHLSFGQGLHFCLGSSLARMQARVALEELLRRWPEWEVDLENAAMAHTSSVRGWGTLPMIVG, encoded by the coding sequence ATGACTGAAGCTGACGCCGTCGACATCTACTACGACCCCTTCGATTTCGACATCGACGACAACCCGTACCCGATCTGGAAACGGATGAGGGACGAGGCCCCGCTCTACCACAACGAGAAGTATGGGTTCTATGCCCTGAGTCGCTACGAGGACGTGGCGAGGGAACTGCACAACTGGGATACCTATCGGTCGGGCAGGGGTACCACCATCGACGTCATCATGAGCGGCGTCGAAGTGCCGCCGGGCGTGATCTTGTTCGAGGACCCGCCGCTGCATGACCTGCATCGCCGGGTGCTGTCCAAGGTCTTCACACCGCGGCGGATGGAGGCGATCGAACCGCTGACCCGACAGTTCTGCGTCCGGGCGCTCGACTCGCTCGACGGTGCTTCGCAGTTCGACGTGATCACCGATTTCGGCGCGCTGATCCCCATGCGCACCATCGGATACCTGCTGGGGATTCCCAAACAGGGCCAGCAGCAGATTCGCGACAACACGGATGCGGCTATCGGTCTGAAGGAGGGCAGCTTCCAGTCGGTGTCCGCCGCCACATTCGAGAACGCCTATCAACTCTTCGCCGACTACATCGAGTGGCGGGCCGACCATCCCTCCGACGACCTGATGACCCAACTCCTCAATGCGCAGATCGGGGAGGACGGGCAGCTGCGTCCGCTGACACGGGTCGAGGTGCTGACCTACACCAGCATGATCGCTGGCGCCGGCAACGAGACGACCACCCGACTGATCGGCTTCATCGCTCAACTGCTCGCCGAACATCCCGATCAGCGTCGGGAACTCGTCGACGACTTCTCATTGATCCCCGGCGCAATCGAAGAGGTGTTGCGGTTCCAGGCGCCCTCGCCGGTGCAAGGGCGCTATGTCGCGCGGGACACCGAATGTCGCGGCCAGACGATCCCCGAGGGGTCAATCATGCTGTTGCTCAACGGGTCGGCCAACCGTGACGAGCGCCAGTTCCCGAACGGTGAGACCTTCGACATCCATCGCACCGGACCTCATCTGTCGTTCGGTCAGGGACTGCACTTCTGCCTCGGTTCCTCGCTGGCTCGCATGCAGGCCAGGGTCGCCCTCGAGGAATTACTTCGGCGGTGGCCGGAATGGGAGGTCGACCTCGAGAACGCGGCGATGGCCCACACGTCGAGTGTGCGAGGGTGGGGCACGCTGCCGATGATCGTCGGCTGA
- a CDS encoding nitroreductase family protein, producing the protein MDVEQLLTSTRSARRSLDLDAGVDVEELRDCLRIGLQAANGSNQQSWRWLIVTDAGLRERIAALYRDAYLTKVGGQLIAGFMPAGTGEHRLMSSTEWLVEHLAHVPVLVIPCYELSMPRTDGDESFYLATLYGSIFPAVWNFQLALHTRGYGTCITTLHLHHEKAVADLLGIPEEFVQGCLLPVARIRGGRRFVPAPRRPIEEVIGINGWENR; encoded by the coding sequence GTGGATGTCGAGCAGCTACTCACTTCGACACGGTCCGCGCGCAGATCGTTGGACCTGGACGCCGGCGTCGATGTCGAGGAGCTCCGCGACTGCCTACGAATCGGGCTGCAGGCAGCCAACGGCTCGAACCAGCAGTCGTGGCGCTGGTTGATCGTGACCGATGCCGGGCTTCGCGAACGGATCGCCGCCCTGTACCGGGATGCGTACCTGACGAAGGTCGGCGGCCAGTTGATCGCTGGATTCATGCCCGCGGGCACTGGCGAACACCGGTTGATGTCGTCCACCGAATGGCTCGTCGAACACCTGGCACACGTGCCGGTACTGGTGATCCCCTGTTACGAACTTTCGATGCCGCGAACCGACGGTGACGAATCCTTCTATTTGGCGACGCTGTACGGATCGATATTTCCCGCCGTCTGGAACTTTCAGTTGGCGCTGCACACACGCGGCTACGGTACGTGCATCACGACGCTGCATCTGCATCACGAGAAGGCCGTGGCCGACTTGCTCGGCATTCCCGAGGAATTCGTCCAGGGCTGTCTGCTGCCGGTGGCGCGTATCCGCGGCGGACGCAGGTTCGTGCCCGCACCGCGCCGACCGATTGAGGAGGTCATCGGCATCAACGGATGGGAGAACCGATGA
- a CDS encoding SDR family NAD(P)-dependent oxidoreductase, which produces MIDFTGQVVIVTGAGRGLGRLYALDMARRGAAVVVNDLGGTMHGDGSDTRVADEVVEEITRDGGRAVASYDSVDSPEGGQAIVDAAVSSFGRLDAVVSNAGIFNSIPFERLTADQWRRMLSVHLDGGFYLSRAAFTVMAKQKYGRFVFISSSAGNFGQPMEAHYAAAKTGLVGLSNVIAIEGAEHGIVSNTVLPTGFSRMVTETVGDEKFLAESGFMQAIRAELVVPLVVFLASKACDVTHHNYSACAGRYARVFVGLSEGWLADAGSEPTAEDILEHIDEVSSTEKFIVPESIVDEVLEVCDRRGISPMPDNAEVAFPDATDS; this is translated from the coding sequence ATGATCGACTTCACCGGCCAGGTGGTGATCGTCACCGGTGCCGGCCGCGGCCTCGGCCGGCTCTACGCCCTCGACATGGCGCGGCGAGGCGCGGCGGTCGTGGTCAACGACCTCGGCGGCACGATGCACGGCGACGGATCCGACACCCGTGTCGCCGACGAGGTGGTCGAGGAGATCACCCGAGACGGCGGGCGTGCGGTGGCCTCCTACGACTCGGTCGACAGTCCCGAAGGCGGGCAGGCCATCGTCGATGCCGCCGTCTCGTCGTTCGGCCGCCTCGACGCCGTGGTGAGCAATGCGGGCATCTTCAACAGCATCCCGTTCGAGCGCCTCACCGCCGACCAGTGGCGTCGCATGCTGAGCGTGCATCTTGACGGCGGCTTCTACCTCAGCAGGGCCGCGTTCACGGTGATGGCGAAGCAGAAGTACGGCCGATTCGTGTTCATCTCCTCGTCAGCAGGCAACTTCGGCCAACCGATGGAGGCGCACTACGCGGCCGCCAAGACGGGACTGGTCGGATTGTCCAACGTGATCGCGATCGAGGGTGCCGAACACGGGATTGTCTCCAACACCGTTCTGCCGACGGGCTTCTCGCGGATGGTCACCGAGACCGTCGGGGACGAGAAGTTCCTCGCCGAGTCCGGATTCATGCAAGCGATCCGGGCCGAACTCGTGGTTCCCCTGGTGGTTTTCCTGGCGAGCAAGGCATGCGACGTCACCCATCACAACTACTCGGCGTGTGCCGGACGCTACGCACGGGTGTTCGTCGGGCTCAGCGAGGGCTGGTTGGCGGACGCCGGGAGCGAGCCGACCGCTGAAGACATCCTCGAGCACATCGACGAGGTGTCCAGCACCGAGAAGTTCATCGTGCCGGAGTCCATCGTCGACGAAGTGCTGGAAGTCTGCGACCGCCGCGGCATCAGCCCGATGCCGGACAACGCCGAGGTTGCGTTCCCCGACGCGACCGACAGTTGA